The Oscarella lobularis chromosome 9, ooOscLobu1.1, whole genome shotgun sequence genome includes a window with the following:
- the LOC136191168 gene encoding low-density lipoprotein receptor-related protein 4-like codes for MKRAGLTFLAISLFLLMCTVQLKAAKRSLSTCTRRGDFQCLDGQCISRRHRCDGKVDCDDGSDEQIDCKRRRKRSSCFSFQYQCANGHCISSWRKCDGNNDCGDYSDEWRCPTTSAPCPFYRFQCVNGRCVSRSYICDGDNDCGDFSDERGCPTSAPCPYYRFQCVNGRCVSRSYICDGDNDCGDYSDEWSCPTTSAPYCSWYHFQCHNGRCVPQSYVCNGNNDCWDNSDEQNCRNKELSVGTTIGIAFAVGIVVFLVVVGTMIALYVRAKQQRHMRVAMTTTTSGSSLVAVFPSHPSNPVQMGSHGRQPSTAPHAGVRNAWPTYEEVMERSSGEPSGRVESSEEQATAFVQREGHNL; via the exons ATGAAGCGCGCAG GTCTTACCTTTCTCgctatttctctttttcttttgatgtGCACGGTGCAACTTAAGGCCGCGAAACGAAGTCTATCTACATGCACGCGTCGCGGCGATTTTCAATGTCTCGACGGACAGtgcatttctcgacgtcatcgttgcgACGGAAAGGTCGACTGCGACGATGGCTCAGACGAACAAATCGATTgcaaacgaaggagaaaacgctcCAGCTGCTTTTCCTTCCAATACCAATGCGCAAATGGACATTGCATTTCATCATGGCGCAAGTGCGACGGTAACAATGACTGCGGAGACTATTCTGACGAATGGCGGTGTCCGACAACGTCGGCACCGTGCCCATTTTACCGCTTTCAGTGTGTGAATGGGAGATGCGTCTCGCGATCATATAtatgcgacggcgacaatgaCTGCGGGGACTTTTCTGACGAACGGGGGTGTCCGACGTCGGCACCGTGCCCATATTACCGCTTTCAGTGTGTGAATGGGAGATGCGTCTCGCGATCATATAtatgcgacggcgacaatgaCTGCGGTGACTATTCCGACGAATGGTCGTGTCCGACAACGTCGGCGCCGTATTGTTCATGGTACCACTTTCAGTGTCATAATGGACGATGTGTTCCGCAATCGTATGTGTGCAACGGCAACAACGACTGCTGGGACAATTCTGACGAACAAAATTGCC GGAACAAGGAATTGTCGGTCGGGACGACGATCGGTATAGCGTTCGCtgtcggaatcgtcgtctttctcgtcgttgtcggcaCAATGATTGCGCTGTACGTTCGAGCAAAACAGCAGAGACATATGCGCGttgcgatgacgacgacgacgtcgggatCATCTCTAGTCGCCGTTTTTCCCTCGCACCCAAGTAATCCCGTTCAAATGGGTTCACATGGAAGGCAGCCGTCTACTGCTCCGCATGCAGGCGTTAGAAACGCCTGGCCTACCTATGAGGAAGTAATGGAAAGGTCATCTGGTGAACCTTCTGGCAGAGTAGAGAGCTCAGAGGAGCAGGCCACAGCATTTGTGCAGCGGGAAGGACACAATCTGTAG